In Streptomyces sp. 840.1, the DNA window GCCGGAGCAGAGCGGGGAGGGTGAGCTGATCGGGGTCTGCGGGGAGCCGCAGGATCGTGGTCACGGCCGCCTCCTGTCGCCTTCGGCCGACCGGGCGGGCCGGCGCCCGGGGTGGATCGCGCTTCGCTGCTGCCGGACACTTTCACAACAGTGGTGAGACAGCAATACTGTTGAACCTGATCGACGCACACGCCCGGCAGTCCAGCCGCGGGGCCGGACACGAGGAGCAGAGATGGCGACCGGGACCGAGGAGCCGACGCTCACCGTCGACGAGCTGGCCGCCCGCGCCGGGGTGACGGTGCGCACGGTGCGCTTCTACAGCACCCGGGGGCTGCTGCCGCCGCCGGTGATCGGGCCGCGCCGGGTCGGGCACTACGGGCACGACCACCTCTCCCGCCTCGCGCTGATCGAGGAGCTCCAGCACCAGGGGATGACGCTCGCCGCGATCGAACGGTATCTGGAGCAGCTGCCGCCCGATCTGAGCGCGCAGGACCTGGCGATCCACCGGGCGCTGGTGGCCTCCTGGGCACCGGACTCGGCGGAGGACGTGACCCGGGCGGAGCTGGAGCGGCGGGCCGGGCGGACGCTGACCGGGCAGGATATCGACCGGCTGGCCGCGATGGGCGTGCTGGAGCGGGCCGATCCCGGCGAGGACCCCTACCGGGTGGATCCGGGGCTGCTGCGGCTCGGGGTGGAGCTGCTCGACGTGCCGATCGCGCACGAGACGATCCTGGCCGCCCGTACGGTCCTGCTGGAGCACACCCGTTCGGCCGCTCACGAGCTGACCCGGCTCTTCCGCGACGAGGTGTGGAGCCCCTACCGGGAGCGGGAGTCGGACCCGGAGCACGTCAAGGCGATGAAGTCGCTGTCCGCGCACATGCAGCCGATGGTGCTCCAGGCACTGGTGACCGCCTTCCAGCGGTCGCTGAAGGAGGAGCTGCGGGCCGCGTTCACCGATGGGTGAGGCGGGCCGGTCGGGTCCGGCCCGGGTGGGCGCGGCCCGCAGCGCGGCGTGTCAGTCGTGGAAGGTCTCGCCCTTCTCCGTCTTCGCCACCAGCAGCGCGGGCGGCAGGAAGCGGTCGCCGTAGCGCTCGGCGAGCTCCCGGGCGCGGGCCACGAAGCCGGGCAGGCCGCCCTCGTACCCGTTGATGTACTGGAGCACGCCGCCGGTCCACGGCGGGAAGCCGATGCCCATGATGGAGCCGATGTTGGCGTCCGCGACGGTGATCAGGACGTGCTCCTCCAGGCAGCGGACGCTGTCCAGGGCCTCGGAGAAGAGCATCCGCTCCTGCATGTCGGTGAACGGGATGTCCGTGTCCGCCTTGGTGAAGTGCTCGCGCAGGCCGGGCCAGAGGCGGGTGCGCTTCCCGTTCTCGTCGTACTCGTAGAAGCCCGCTCCGCCGCTGCGTCCCGGGCGGCCGAACTCGTCGACCATCCGGTCGATGACCGAGTCCGAGGGGTGGCCCGCCCAGCTGCCGCCCGCCTCCTCGACGGCCCGCCTGGTCTCGTCGCGGATCTTGCGGGGCAGGGTGAGCGTCAGCTCGTCCATCAGGGAGAGGACCTTGGCCGGGTAG includes these proteins:
- a CDS encoding MerR family transcriptional regulator, which translates into the protein MATGTEEPTLTVDELAARAGVTVRTVRFYSTRGLLPPPVIGPRRVGHYGHDHLSRLALIEELQHQGMTLAAIERYLEQLPPDLSAQDLAIHRALVASWAPDSAEDVTRAELERRAGRTLTGQDIDRLAAMGVLERADPGEDPYRVDPGLLRLGVELLDVPIAHETILAARTVLLEHTRSAAHELTRLFRDEVWSPYRERESDPEHVKAMKSLSAHMQPMVLQALVTAFQRSLKEELRAAFTDG